A DNA window from Anaerocolumna sp. AGMB13020 contains the following coding sequences:
- the smpB gene encoding SsrA-binding protein SmpB, with translation MGKDAIKMIANNKKARFDFFIEDTFEAGIVLHGTEVKSLRMGKCSVKESFIRIENGEVYIYGMHISPYEKGNIFNKDPLRVKKLLLHNYEINKIMGKVAQKGYTVVPLTVYLKGSLVKVEIGLARGKKLYDKREDIAKKDQRREAEKDFKIKNLN, from the coding sequence ATGGGAAAAGATGCTATAAAGATGATTGCCAATAATAAGAAAGCCAGATTTGACTTTTTTATAGAGGATACTTTTGAAGCAGGCATTGTACTGCATGGTACAGAAGTCAAATCCTTAAGAATGGGCAAATGCAGTGTGAAAGAATCATTTATCAGGATTGAGAATGGTGAGGTTTATATATACGGTATGCATATCAGTCCATATGAAAAAGGCAATATTTTTAATAAAGACCCTCTACGTGTGAAGAAACTGCTGCTTCATAATTATGAAATCAATAAAATAATGGGAAAAGTGGCACAAAAAGGTTATACTGTTGTTCCGCTTACCGTGTACTTAAAGGGAAGCCTCGTAAAGGTTGAAATTGGACTTGCAAGAGGTAAAAAACTCTATGATAAGAGAGAAGACATAGCTAAAAAAGATCAGAGAAGAGAAGCGGAGAAGGATTTCAAGATAAAAAACCTCAATTAA
- the gpmI gene encoding 2,3-bisphosphoglycerate-independent phosphoglycerate mutase, whose protein sequence is MSKKPTVLMILDGYGLNDKTEGNAVKLAKTPVMDKLLSEYPWEKGYASGMAVGLPEGQMGNSEVGHLNMGAGRIIYQELTRITKEIADGDFFQNEALKKAMENCRENNSDLHLYGLLSDGGVHSHITHVYGLLEMAKREGVKNVYVHAFLDGRDTPPTSGKGFVIALEEKMKELEIGKVASVMGRYYVMDRDNRWDRVEKAYRALACGEGDEAASASEAVQASYDKEINDEFVIPTVVKEKGKPVAVIKENDSVIFFNFRPDRAREITRAFCDDDFKGFERPAGRIPLTYLCFTEYDVTIEHKLVAFHKMAIDHTFGEFLAENNLKQLRMAETEKYAHVTFFFNGGVEVPNEGEERILVNSPKVATYDLQPEMSAFSVAKNLVEAIESLKYDMIIVNFANPDMVGHTGIVEAAVKAVEAIDVCVGQVYDALIKVDGQMFVCADHGNVEQLIDYETGEPFTAHTTNPVPFVLVNYDKEYGLREGGCLADIAPTLIEMLGLTKPVEMTGKSLLIKK, encoded by the coding sequence ATGAGTAAAAAACCTACAGTATTAATGATATTAGACGGCTATGGATTAAATGACAAGACCGAAGGTAATGCAGTAAAATTAGCAAAAACTCCTGTAATGGATAAACTGCTTTCTGAGTATCCATGGGAAAAGGGCTATGCTAGTGGTATGGCGGTAGGACTTCCGGAAGGACAGATGGGAAATTCAGAAGTTGGACATTTAAACATGGGTGCCGGCAGAATTATATACCAGGAATTAACCAGAATAACAAAAGAAATCGCTGACGGAGATTTCTTTCAGAATGAAGCTTTAAAGAAAGCAATGGAAAACTGCAGAGAGAACAATTCAGATCTGCATTTATACGGACTGCTTTCAGATGGTGGTGTTCACAGTCATATTACACATGTATACGGATTGCTTGAAATGGCAAAAAGAGAAGGTGTTAAGAATGTTTATGTACACGCTTTCTTAGATGGAAGAGATACCCCTCCCACCTCAGGAAAAGGTTTTGTAATCGCACTGGAAGAGAAGATGAAAGAACTCGAAATCGGTAAAGTGGCTTCTGTAATGGGTCGTTACTATGTAATGGACCGCGATAACCGTTGGGACCGTGTGGAAAAAGCGTACCGTGCTCTTGCCTGCGGAGAAGGTGACGAAGCGGCAAGTGCTTCAGAGGCAGTACAGGCTTCTTATGACAAAGAAATCAATGATGAATTTGTAATCCCTACTGTTGTGAAAGAAAAGGGTAAACCAGTAGCTGTTATTAAGGAAAATGATTCCGTTATCTTCTTTAACTTCAGACCTGACCGTGCAAGAGAGATAACAAGAGCTTTCTGCGACGATGATTTTAAAGGCTTTGAGAGACCAGCAGGAAGAATACCTTTAACTTACCTTTGCTTTACCGAATATGATGTTACCATTGAGCACAAGCTTGTTGCATTCCATAAAATGGCTATTGATCACACCTTTGGTGAGTTTTTGGCTGAAAATAACTTAAAGCAGCTTCGAATGGCTGAGACAGAGAAATATGCCCATGTTACGTTTTTCTTTAATGGTGGTGTCGAAGTTCCGAACGAAGGGGAAGAGAGGATTCTTGTTAACTCTCCGAAAGTTGCAACCTATGACTTACAGCCTGAGATGAGTGCTTTCTCAGTAGCCAAGAACCTTGTGGAAGCAATTGAGTCTCTGAAATATGATATGATAATCGTAAATTTTGCAAATCCGGATATGGTTGGACATACAGGAATCGTAGAAGCTGCTGTCAAAGCGGTGGAAGCTATTGATGTCTGCGTAGGCCAGGTGTATGATGCTCTTATAAAAGTAGATGGACAGATGTTCGTATGCGCAGATCACGGTAATGTAGAACAGCTTATCGATTATGAGACAGGTGAGCCTTTCACTGCACATACCACCAACCCGGTTCCTTTTGTACTTGTGAATTATGATAAAGAATATGGTTTAAGAGAAGGCGGCTGTTTAGCGGATATCGCGCCTACTTTGATTGAAATGCTGGGATTAACGAAACCTGTTGAAATGACTGGTAAATCCTTACTGATAAAGAAATAA
- the secG gene encoding preprotein translocase subunit SecG: MEVLKIIITVIFVIVCLSLSVCVLAQEGKSAGLSGSISGLADTYWGKNRSRSKEGGLLKATIILAAAFIVLSIVLNVL, encoded by the coding sequence ATGGAAGTATTAAAAATAATAATCACTGTAATATTTGTAATTGTATGCCTTTCCTTATCTGTATGCGTATTAGCACAGGAAGGTAAGTCTGCCGGACTTTCCGGTTCCATCAGCGGCTTAGCAGATACTTATTGGGGTAAGAACAGAAGCAGATCGAAAGAAGGCGGTTTATTAAAGGCTACCATCATACTTGCTGCAGCATTTATCGTTCTTTCTATCGTTTTGAATGTTCTTTAA
- a CDS encoding HD-GYP domain-containing protein: MKFRYKIGGLLFASVIIVSCISSIVELVINTTYLKNEFSEQQNMIGQRLLNNLSNTDYINYLIEKPMDEEAKQVLNNVMKEYEKKGDINFSLEDFQTGENDFDLYIINYDNIIISSTDKQDMGLNFNGNNSFVDFLSQVRTEGKFVASRIDLSLADGIMTKYCYLPSKDGNYIFEYGAPIVQDESLMKGISFVNFYEQIQADNVDVDRILLYNYLGVSYKKTRDGKNTVIDSDHTVYFKQAMQTMSTVKVTKKENGQKVFYQYIPYKINGSTGGNEINVVEVIYNNDRNDKLIKNYILRIIMINIFGAFVAAIFGVHESRKMIKPVEILTEGAKKIGTGDFDHEIAVKSNDELQLLADQFVKMQAQIKELLQERYQAEQNLENKNKEISEHKDEIESLYEETISINEELETLFAKNKNSYFETVKVLANVIEEKDLYTGGHCERVMIYSMMIGEALKIGEQEKSDLQFGSILHDIGKIGVPEYILHKKERLTQEEYEKIKEHPEIGYQLLSNLDFLDSSRRIIYEHHERVDGKGYPRGLKGDDIHFLAKIVCVADAFDAMTSNRAYRAVMSVEDALKELIANKGTQFDAEIVDAFIEYFEAQDIKSKMPIHMLNSKIIS, encoded by the coding sequence ATGAAATTCCGCTACAAAATAGGTGGATTATTATTTGCATCAGTAATTATTGTTTCATGTATATCTTCAATTGTGGAATTGGTTATTAACACCACATATCTAAAAAATGAATTCTCCGAGCAGCAGAATATGATAGGACAGAGACTGCTGAATAATCTGAGCAATACAGATTATATTAATTATCTGATTGAAAAGCCTATGGATGAAGAGGCGAAGCAGGTTCTGAATAATGTTATGAAAGAATATGAGAAAAAGGGAGATATTAATTTTTCTCTGGAGGATTTTCAAACAGGAGAGAATGATTTTGATCTCTATATTATAAATTATGATAATATAATAATATCATCTACAGATAAACAGGATATGGGATTGAATTTTAATGGAAATAACAGCTTTGTAGATTTTCTGAGTCAAGTTCGCACAGAAGGCAAATTTGTTGCATCCCGTATCGATTTATCTTTAGCTGACGGTATTATGACAAAATATTGCTATTTGCCCTCAAAAGACGGGAATTATATTTTTGAATATGGTGCACCTATTGTGCAGGATGAAAGTCTTATGAAGGGAATCAGTTTTGTAAATTTCTATGAACAGATACAAGCAGATAATGTAGATGTTGATAGAATTCTATTGTATAACTATCTGGGAGTATCTTATAAAAAAACTCGTGACGGTAAGAATACCGTAATAGACAGCGACCATACTGTATATTTTAAACAGGCTATGCAGACGATGAGTACGGTAAAGGTTACCAAAAAAGAAAACGGACAGAAGGTATTCTATCAATATATTCCATATAAGATTAATGGCTCAACAGGCGGAAATGAAATAAATGTCGTAGAGGTAATTTATAACAATGACAGAAATGATAAATTAATAAAAAATTATATACTTCGAATAATAATGATTAATATATTCGGAGCTTTTGTTGCCGCAATCTTTGGGGTACATGAGTCCAGAAAAATGATTAAGCCTGTAGAAATCCTTACAGAAGGAGCTAAAAAGATAGGAACCGGTGATTTTGATCACGAGATAGCCGTAAAATCCAATGATGAACTGCAGTTACTGGCAGATCAGTTTGTGAAAATGCAAGCACAGATAAAAGAACTTTTGCAGGAAAGATACCAGGCAGAGCAAAATCTTGAAAATAAAAATAAAGAAATATCAGAACACAAAGATGAAATAGAATCTTTATACGAAGAAACCATATCCATCAACGAGGAATTGGAAACCTTATTTGCCAAAAATAAAAATAGCTATTTTGAGACCGTCAAAGTATTAGCCAATGTAATTGAAGAAAAAGATCTTTATACCGGGGGTCATTGTGAACGGGTAATGATCTACTCTATGATGATAGGTGAAGCTCTAAAAATAGGAGAACAGGAGAAGAGTGATCTTCAATTCGGCAGTATTCTTCATGATATTGGAAAGATTGGCGTTCCTGAGTATATTCTTCATAAGAAGGAACGTTTAACCCAGGAAGAGTATGAGAAGATTAAAGAGCATCCGGAAATTGGATATCAGCTCTTATCAAATCTGGATTTCTTAGACAGCAGCAGACGTATCATCTATGAGCACCATGAACGAGTAGACGGCAAAGGTTATCCAAGAGGCCTAAAAGGGGATGATATTCATTTCCTTGCTAAAATCGTGTGTGTTGCGGATGCATTTGATGCTATGACCAGTAATAGAGCATATCGTGCTGTTATGTCTGTCGAGGATGCTTTAAAAGAACTGATTGCAAACAAAGGAACTCAATTTGATGCGGAGATAGTTGATGCCTTCATAGAGTATTTTGAAGCACAGGATATTAAAAGCAAGATGCCAATCCATATGTTAAACTCAAAAATAATTTCATAG
- the tpiA gene encoding triose-phosphate isomerase, which translates to MRRKIIAGNWKMNKTTSETVTLINQLKPLVATEDADVVFCVPAISLTTAVEAAKGSNIQIGAENMHFEENGAYTGEIAPGMLDDIGVRYVIIGHSERREYFAESDVTVNKKVLKAFEHGITPIVCCGESLTQREQGVTIDFIRQQIKIAFLNVTPDQAKTAVIAYEPIWAIGTGKVATSAQAQEVCKAIRECIAEIYDTDTAAAIRIQYGGSVTADSAAELFAQPDIDGGLVGGASLKPDFGKIVNYK; encoded by the coding sequence ATGCGTAGAAAAATTATAGCCGGTAACTGGAAAATGAATAAAACTACCAGTGAGACCGTAACTCTTATCAATCAGTTAAAACCCCTTGTAGCAACAGAAGATGCGGACGTTGTATTTTGCGTTCCCGCTATATCCTTAACAACAGCAGTAGAAGCAGCAAAGGGTTCCAATATACAGATTGGTGCTGAGAATATGCATTTTGAAGAAAATGGTGCCTATACAGGAGAAATCGCTCCTGGAATGCTCGATGATATCGGTGTTCGCTATGTAATTATCGGACATTCTGAGAGAAGAGAGTATTTTGCGGAATCCGATGTAACCGTAAATAAGAAAGTACTGAAAGCTTTCGAGCATGGAATTACACCCATTGTCTGCTGTGGTGAATCTCTTACCCAGAGAGAGCAGGGCGTAACGATTGACTTTATCCGTCAGCAGATTAAAATTGCTTTCTTAAACGTAACTCCTGACCAGGCAAAAACAGCTGTCATTGCCTATGAGCCTATCTGGGCTATTGGAACCGGCAAAGTAGCAACCTCTGCTCAGGCACAGGAAGTGTGTAAAGCAATTCGTGAGTGCATCGCTGAAATCTATGATACAGATACAGCAGCAGCCATCCGTATCCAATACGGCGGAAGTGTTACAGCTGATTCTGCAGCAGAGTTATTTGCACAGCCTGATATCGACGGCGGATTAGTTGGCGGCGCAAGCTTAAAGCCTGATTTCGGGAAAATTGTTAATTATAAATAA
- a CDS encoding DUF3862 domain-containing protein, with translation MNNYCSYCGDPLAEGNFCPNCGKPIAYQKNVDNTDQYEPSEHIQANINNYQLDNKGSAAGKSFFIFLIIILCGILFSIIYVNFSSDIKKTFKSEFTTPSTSMESDDELEYITLAEYNSIKNGMTYDEVVKLIGSEGTSMSESSVGNVSIKIISWYGNGFNGSNANVTFTNNKVTGKAQIGLE, from the coding sequence TTGAATAATTATTGTAGTTATTGTGGGGACCCCTTAGCGGAAGGGAATTTTTGTCCAAATTGCGGGAAACCCATAGCATATCAAAAAAATGTCGACAATACAGATCAATATGAACCTTCAGAGCACATCCAAGCAAATATAAATAATTATCAGCTTGATAATAAAGGTTCTGCTGCTGGAAAATCTTTCTTTATTTTCTTGATAATAATACTATGCGGCATTTTATTTAGTATTATATATGTAAATTTTAGCTCTGATATTAAAAAGACTTTTAAATCTGAATTTACAACCCCAAGCACCTCTATGGAGTCTGATGATGAATTGGAATATATAACATTAGCAGAATATAACTCAATTAAAAATGGCATGACCTATGATGAGGTTGTTAAACTAATTGGAAGCGAAGGAACCTCTATGAGTGAATCCTCCGTCGGTAATGTCTCGATTAAGATAATTTCTTGGTATGGTAATGGATTTAATGGATCAAATGCAAATGTTACATTTACTAATAATAAAGTAACAGGTAAAGCTCAAATTGGTCTGGAATAA
- a CDS encoding DUF3783 domain-containing protein, which yields MKETVLLFNITSRESRLKIGKALLPMNIAVKAVATEEYSQSIGYLAGMKDRETRIKVIEKNVAETNVAETNAVVTNAKETNTLEGNTPYDNLAGEMIVMAGLTASKMELVLQAFRKAGILKSCLKAVLTDTNRFWNAFQLYEEQKREYDKMNNVN from the coding sequence ATGAAAGAAACAGTATTACTATTTAATATAACCTCAAGAGAAAGCAGACTAAAAATCGGTAAAGCCCTTCTACCCATGAATATAGCAGTAAAAGCTGTTGCCACGGAGGAATACAGCCAGAGCATCGGGTACCTTGCTGGAATGAAAGATAGGGAGACAAGGATTAAAGTTATAGAAAAAAATGTAGCAGAAACAAATGTAGCAGAAACAAATGCTGTAGTAACAAATGCTAAAGAAACAAATACCTTGGAAGGAAATACACCATATGATAATCTGGCCGGTGAGATGATAGTAATGGCAGGACTTACCGCTTCCAAAATGGAACTGGTACTGCAGGCTTTCAGAAAAGCCGGTATATTAAAGAGCTGCTTAAAGGCGGTCTTAACAGATACGAATCGGTTTTGGAACGCCTTTCAGTTATATGAAGAACAGAAAAGGGAATATGATAAAATGAATAATGTAAATTAA
- a CDS encoding S8 family peptidase translates to MNKKKVIAILAICSIIAAPFNTYDKGISEQTDKQYLVLRYENSNYKIHTFDLSYSEMSKMKKDKNNLVIEEDSYVYGSQQELSNIELNHEKNTNDLALKDIETEWNLQMINADSVVRNSESKVKVALIDSGVDYTNDIDVYKRKNFIPGEDNVSVLYEDSSGHGTSISGIMAAKDNGEGITGINPNIELYSARVLDHENKAPISRVIDAIYWAIDEDVNIINISFGTTTNSEALRHAIQDAYNAGILIVAAAGNSGTIEYPAAYDEVVAVGAVNSKGERSDGSATGAELELMAPGEQILSTGAFGGVSVSEGTSMAAPHVVGVASILWEKDLSSSRDFIRKLLDVSANKYGDRNEYGCGLIDLGYALEVYDNFKISYNSVQASSINDNNNNNIENNSEITLFEDIDYVTGSWATSKHEELAGTGNILTAAALAVVKLGAAAPDKSIYNIQGMGVYPQWHGFTSWTDASGTKQYCNYMASYILLTRVALGFPKDYTNSNTFTAPAKPSYMSQADYNNINGKATATTFCGVLWKDVLGSNGVTDRNKRLFMYGTALHTATDLFSHSTYLPDTTYINHDSGADTWTYIANRSKCATEMARALITRISGYTAGDVSDFAQAIRGTYDGTFKIPTYATKANAVNSTYYNSNKILFDSISTY, encoded by the coding sequence ATGAACAAGAAAAAAGTTATAGCAATATTAGCTATTTGCAGTATTATAGCAGCACCGTTTAATACATATGACAAAGGTATTTCAGAACAAACCGACAAGCAATATTTAGTTTTACGATATGAAAATTCTAACTATAAGATTCATACATTTGATTTGAGCTATTCTGAGATGTCAAAAATGAAAAAAGATAAAAATAATTTGGTAATTGAAGAAGACAGTTATGTATATGGCAGTCAGCAAGAATTATCAAATATTGAATTGAACCATGAAAAGAATACTAATGATTTAGCTCTAAAAGATATCGAGACAGAATGGAATTTGCAAATGATAAATGCAGATTCTGTTGTAAGAAATTCAGAATCAAAAGTAAAGGTCGCACTTATAGACTCGGGAGTTGATTATACCAATGATATAGATGTATATAAAAGAAAAAACTTCATCCCGGGGGAAGATAACGTATCTGTTTTATATGAAGATAGCAGCGGTCATGGTACAAGCATCTCTGGTATCATGGCAGCAAAAGATAATGGTGAAGGGATAACGGGTATAAATCCCAATATAGAATTATATTCTGCCAGAGTGCTGGATCATGAGAATAAAGCTCCGATTAGTCGAGTAATAGATGCAATATATTGGGCAATTGATGAGGATGTAAATATCATTAATATTAGTTTTGGTACCACTACAAACTCTGAAGCATTAAGACATGCAATTCAAGATGCCTATAATGCAGGTATCCTGATTGTTGCAGCAGCAGGTAATAGTGGTACAATTGAATATCCGGCGGCATATGATGAAGTTGTCGCTGTTGGTGCTGTAAACAGTAAAGGTGAGCGTAGTGACGGCAGTGCTACGGGAGCAGAACTTGAATTGATGGCACCAGGTGAGCAAATTCTTTCTACCGGAGCATTTGGAGGGGTTTCAGTTTCAGAAGGGACCAGCATGGCAGCACCCCATGTCGTTGGTGTAGCCTCAATACTATGGGAAAAAGATTTGTCTTCCTCAAGGGATTTTATACGTAAATTACTTGATGTTAGTGCTAATAAATACGGAGATAGAAACGAATATGGTTGCGGTCTTATTGATTTAGGATATGCCTTGGAAGTCTACGATAACTTTAAAATTTCATATAATAGTGTACAAGCCAGCAGTATAAATGATAATAATAACAATAATATTGAAAATAATAGCGAGATTACTTTATTCGAAGATATCGATTATGTTACTGGAAGCTGGGCTACAAGTAAACATGAAGAGCTGGCAGGAACTGGTAATATTTTAACCGCTGCTGCTTTGGCTGTAGTTAAACTAGGCGCCGCTGCACCGGATAAATCTATATATAATATTCAAGGAATGGGTGTATATCCCCAATGGCATGGGTTTACCAGCTGGACTGACGCAAGCGGAACGAAACAATATTGTAACTACATGGCTTCCTATATTTTACTAACCAGGGTAGCACTTGGTTTCCCAAAAGATTATACAAATTCAAATACCTTTACGGCACCGGCTAAACCTTCTTACATGTCACAAGCAGACTATAATAACATTAATGGTAAAGCAACAGCTACTACATTTTGTGGTGTTTTATGGAAAGATGTACTCGGAAGCAATGGAGTAACGGATAGAAATAAAAGATTATTTATGTATGGTACTGCTTTGCATACAGCAACAGATTTATTTTCACATAGTACTTATCTGCCTGATACCACTTATATTAATCATGATTCAGGAGCAGACACTTGGACATATATTGCAAATAGGTCTAAGTGTGCAACTGAAATGGCTAGAGCATTGATTACACGGATTTCCGGTTATACAGCAGGTGATGTTTCGGATTTTGCTCAGGCAATAAGAGGCACATATGATGGTACTTTTAAGATACCAACTTATGCTACCAAGGCTAATGCAGTCAATAGTACTTATTACAATAGCAACAAAATACTCTTTGATTCAATTAGTACCTATTAA
- the rnr gene encoding ribonuclease R: MDKIILEERKKILLEFISSKEYQPMKIKDMAAILQVPRNEKSDFREVVEALIADGKIEADNAGKYRISDNNTKTGVFTGTQRGFGFVIVEGEAEDIFIPENATRGALHNDKVLVTVRESRTGKRMEGEVIRILERSNTTVVGTFEKSKNYGFVIPDNTKFGKDIFIQKEHTKGAVNGHKVIVKLTNFGDKDKNPEGRVVEILGHINDPGVDIKSVIAAYNLPLEFPEEVMKQVETTEEEISEEEIRGRKDLRKLQTVTIDGEDAKDLDDAITISKEGEIYRLGVHIADVTHYVRENTPLDKEALSRGTSVYLVDRVIPMLPHKLSNGICSLNAGTDRLALSCIMDIDDKGTVIGHEITESVICVDRRMTYTSVKKILEEKEEAEIKEYEELVPMFLLMEELAEILREKRSKRGSIDFDFPESKIILDPEGHPIEIKPYDRNKATRIIEDFMLIANETVAEDYFWQEIPFVYRSHENPDSEKIKELGIFINNFGYSIRIGQEEIHPKELQKLLRKVEGTPEEALISRLTLRSMKRAKYTPDSDGHFGLATKYYSHFTSPIRRYPDLQIHRIIKENLKGGLSEKRYNHYHKILPDVSRQASITERRADDAERDVLKLKKVEYMSDRIGEEFEGVISGITNWGMYVELPNTVEGLVRVTDMEDDFYIYDEERYTMTGEHTKKSYKLGQKVRVRVTATDKLQKVIDFELVEE; the protein is encoded by the coding sequence ATGGATAAAATAATTTTAGAAGAAAGAAAAAAAATACTGCTTGAGTTTATAAGCAGCAAAGAATACCAGCCAATGAAAATAAAAGATATGGCTGCAATTCTTCAAGTTCCAAGAAATGAGAAGAGTGATTTTCGTGAAGTCGTTGAAGCTCTTATTGCAGATGGTAAAATAGAAGCAGACAATGCAGGTAAATACCGAATTTCGGATAATAATACAAAAACTGGTGTTTTTACTGGTACACAAAGAGGTTTTGGTTTTGTAATTGTAGAGGGTGAAGCAGAAGATATTTTTATACCAGAGAATGCCACCAGAGGTGCTCTTCATAATGATAAGGTACTTGTTACAGTACGGGAGAGCCGAACCGGAAAGCGTATGGAGGGAGAGGTCATCCGAATACTGGAGCGAAGTAATACAACAGTAGTTGGAACCTTTGAGAAAAGTAAAAATTATGGTTTTGTTATTCCTGATAACACCAAGTTTGGAAAAGACATCTTTATTCAGAAAGAGCATACCAAAGGTGCTGTTAACGGGCATAAAGTTATCGTCAAATTAACGAATTTCGGAGATAAGGATAAGAATCCGGAAGGCAGAGTTGTTGAAATCCTGGGACATATTAATGATCCTGGTGTAGATATAAAATCCGTTATTGCTGCCTACAATCTGCCTTTGGAATTTCCGGAAGAGGTTATGAAACAGGTGGAAACAACAGAGGAAGAAATCTCGGAGGAGGAAATAAGAGGCAGGAAGGATCTTCGCAAGCTGCAGACAGTAACTATAGATGGAGAGGATGCAAAGGATCTGGATGATGCTATAACCATATCAAAAGAGGGTGAGATTTATCGTTTAGGTGTTCATATAGCAGATGTAACACATTATGTCAGAGAGAATACGCCACTGGATAAAGAAGCATTAAGCAGAGGAACCAGTGTATATCTGGTGGACAGAGTCATCCCCATGCTGCCTCACAAACTGTCAAATGGTATTTGCTCCTTAAATGCCGGTACTGACAGATTGGCCTTAAGCTGTATAATGGATATTGATGATAAGGGGACTGTTATCGGACATGAAATAACAGAGTCGGTAATATGTGTAGACCGGCGAATGACCTATACCAGTGTAAAAAAGATACTGGAAGAAAAAGAGGAAGCTGAAATCAAGGAATATGAAGAACTGGTCCCTATGTTTCTGCTTATGGAGGAACTTGCTGAAATATTAAGAGAAAAAAGAAGTAAAAGAGGTTCCATAGATTTTGATTTTCCAGAAAGTAAGATTATTTTAGATCCCGAAGGACATCCCATTGAGATTAAACCATATGACAGAAACAAAGCAACCAGGATAATAGAAGACTTTATGTTAATTGCCAACGAAACAGTTGCAGAGGACTATTTTTGGCAGGAGATTCCGTTTGTATACAGAAGCCATGAAAATCCGGATTCTGAGAAAATAAAGGAACTGGGCATCTTTATCAATAATTTTGGCTATAGCATTCGTATTGGCCAGGAGGAAATCCATCCAAAAGAATTGCAGAAGTTATTGAGAAAAGTAGAAGGTACACCTGAAGAAGCACTAATCAGCAGACTTACCCTGCGCTCCATGAAAAGAGCGAAATATACACCTGACAGTGATGGTCATTTCGGATTAGCAACCAAATACTACAGTCATTTCACCTCACCGATCAGACGATATCCTGATTTACAGATCCATCGCATTATAAAGGAGAATTTAAAAGGAGGATTAAGCGAGAAACGTTATAATCATTATCATAAAATTCTTCCGGATGTCTCAAGACAGGCAAGTATAACGGAGCGCCGTGCCGATGACGCAGAAAGAGATGTATTAAAGCTTAAAAAAGTAGAGTATATGAGCGACAGGATAGGGGAAGAGTTTGAAGGTGTTATTTCAGGTATTACCAATTGGGGTATGTACGTGGAACTTCCCAATACAGTAGAAGGTCTTGTCAGGGTTACTGATATGGAGGATGACTTCTATATCTATGATGAAGAACGTTATACCATGACAGGTGAGCACACTAAAAAGAGCTATAAGCTCGGACAAAAAGTCAGAGTCAGAGTCACAGCTACTGATAAATTACAGAAGGTTATAGATTTTGAACTTGTAGAAGAATAA